The Coregonus clupeaformis isolate EN_2021a chromosome 3, ASM2061545v1, whole genome shotgun sequence genome includes a region encoding these proteins:
- the LOC121540378 gene encoding protein ATP1B4 has translation MEPNSTAGGAEEEHHGNYSPNPSAEVAPGKHAVSEALEEVQEELIEHQPLEQEDLNFEKWKPKPKPKRTLHEKAGDVKTYLWNAETREFMGRTGHSWFLIILFYTALYAFLAAMFGACMWCLMLSISPYYPTHNDRVMPPGMTMSPQLDGHYEIAFNASDRKSWKKYAKLMEEQLRPYNDAVQEQRNIQCPQDAYFLQDDQEESAERKACQFKRSWLGECSGLQDPHFGFSQGKPCILLRMNRILGYLPGQGTPVNVTCGVKKGAPESLGELQFFPKSIFNLMYYPYYGKLRHVNYTAPVVAVRFNGLQYDTHIVVKCKLNGKGIINDSPTDRFLGSVSFSFDVGA, from the exons ATGGAGCCCAATTCTACTGCGGGAGGGGCTGAGGAAGAGCACCATGGAAACTACTCACCAAATCCA TCTGCCGAGGTGGCGCCTGGAAAGCACGCGGTGTCAGAGGCCTTGGAAGAGGTGCAGGAGGAGTTGATAGAACATCAACCTCTGGAGCAGGAAGACCTGAACTTTGAGAAATGGAAGCCCAAGCCCAAACCTAAGAGGACGCTCCACGAGAAAGCAGGCGACGTGAAGACATATCTATGGAACGCTGAGACCAGAGAGTTCATGGGCCGCACTGGGCATAGCTGGT TTCTGATCATCCTCTTCTACACTGCACTGTATGCCTTCCTGGCGGCCATGTTTGGTGCCTGTATGTGGTGCCTCATGCTGTCTATCAGCCCCTACTATCCAACCCACAACGACAGGGTGATGCCACCAG GTATGACGATGTCCCCACAATTGGATGGGCACTATGAGATCGCCTTCAatgcctccgaccgcaagtctTGGAAGAAGTACGCAAAGCTAATGGAAGAACAGCTAAGAC CGTACAATGACGCCGTACAGGAGCAGAGGAACATCCAGTGTCCGCAGGACGCGTACTTCTTGCAGGATGACCAGGAGGAGAGCGCAGAGAGGAAGGCGTGCCAGTTCAAGAGGTCCTGGCTGGGCGAGTGCTCAGGGCTCCAGGACCCCCACTTTGGATTCTCCCAGGGGAAACCCTGCATCCTCCTCCGAATGAACCGG ATACTGGGCTATTTACCTGGCCAAGGCACTCCTGTAAACGTGACCTGTGGAGTCAAG AAAGGAGCGCCAGAAAGCTTGGGAGAACTTCAGTTCTTCCCAAAAAGCATTTTCAACCTGATGTACTACCCGTACTATGGGAAGCTGAGACAT GTGAACTACACAGCGCCGGTGGTGGCCGTGCGTTTCAATGGGCTGCAGTACGACACCCACATCGTTGTAAAATGCAAACTCAATGGCAAGGGCATCATCAATGATTCGCCTACCGATCGCTTCCTAGGCAGTGTGTCCTTCTCCTTCGATGTGGGCGCATAG